A single window of Mugil cephalus isolate CIBA_MC_2020 chromosome 1, CIBA_Mcephalus_1.1, whole genome shotgun sequence DNA harbors:
- the nol4la gene encoding nucleolar protein 4-like, with the protein MATKKACVDAPKRSRSPVVLEAEMFSEFQDWCLRTYGDSGKTKTVTRRKYNKIMQTLLQNEESDGVYVDNSHINAKFKFWVKSKGFQVGTNVLGEHNKKGAPGKPVLYVPVKSTCADGNSAQDNSSLKRVAVVEDFFDIIYAMHVEMGADPGRAPKHAGQKKTYKAIAETYAFLPREAVTRFLMSCGECQKRMHINPSTAEFKENDRPTSLVPDLIDYNMPLTATYLKQMKLQCMTATERDDSSVSSEEMNSAEPTWVAAEQPAVPEPSPTNGERVSNPAATVKEEDDDDSSESGSANGLPALTSPEALAVGGNPPDGGASYGEVTENGLSAPLDFSTTSSSSSSEDQQPVNLSDRLPPAGSSPPDPYPAEPNRKYPIKAEYTNKSPPYSSGSYDSVKTELSMSAEDLTSGRAQIIDDDDDDHDDHDDSDKINDAEGMDPERLKAFNMFVRLFVDENLDRMVPISKQPKEKIQAIMESCGRQFPEFQERSRKRIRTYLKSCRRMKKGGFEIRPTPPHLTSAMAENILAAACESETRNAAKRMRLDVYQASDEPASADKTNSRDPATVAPSAFTISSTAFAQDQLYTNGGLNYNLRGYGTVGSNQQNSGAAQTNGPTDLSMKSIGPNSSSSTSNSHGQGGGGGGASAQLSPPEVTAVRQLIAGYRESAAFLLRSADELENLILQQN; encoded by the exons aTGGCAACGAAAAAGGCGTGCGTGGATGCGCCCAAAAGGAGCCGGAGTCCGGTCGTGTTGGAGGCGGAGATGTTCAGTGAATTTCAGGACTGGTGTCTCCGAACTTATGGAGACTCCGGGAAAACAAAGACCGTCACCCGGCgaaaatataacaaaatcaTGCAGACACTGTTGCAGAACGAAGAGTCGGACGGCGTTTATGTCGACAACAGCCACATCAACGCCAAATTCAAATTTTGGGTGAAGTCTAAAGGATTTCAGGTCGGGACGAACGTGCTGGGAGAGCACAACAAGAAAGGAGCTCCTGGGAAACCCGTCCTATATGTCCCGGTCAAGTCAACG TGTGCGGATGGGAATTCGGCCCAGGACAACTCCTCCCTGAAGCGCGTAGCCGTGGTTGAAGACTTCTTTGACATCATCTATGCCATGCACGTGGAGATGGGGGCTGATCCTGGCAGAGCACCTAAACATGCTGGCCAGAAGAAGACCTACAAAGCG ATAGCAGAGACCTACGCCTTCCTGCCCAGAGAGGCGGTGACTCGGTTCCTAATGAGCTGTGGAGAGTGTCAGAAGAGGATGCACATTAACCCCAGCACCGCAGAGTTCAAAG aAAATGACAGACCGACCTCACTGGTCCCGGACCTCATTGATTACAACATGCCTCTCACTGCCACATAcctgaaacaaatgaaactgcagTGCATGACCGCCACTGAGAGG GACGACAGCTCGGTGAGCAGCGAGGAGATGAACAGCGCTGAGCCCACATGGGTCGCAGCTGAGCAGCCCGCAGTGCCTGAGCCCAGTCCAACCAACGGAGAGAGGGTCAGCAACCCAGCAGCCACGGTTAAAGAAGAGGATG ATGATGACTCTTCGGAGAGTGGCAGCGCCAACGGGCTGCCGGCCCTGACTTCGCCGGAGGCGCTGGCCGTGGGTGGGAACCCCCCAGACGGTGGGGCCTCATATGGGGAGGTGACAGAGAACGGGTTAAGCGCCCCCCTGGACTTCAGCACCACCTCGTCCTCGTCTTCCTCGGAGGATCAGCAGCCGGTCAATCTGAGCGACAGGCTGCCTCCGGCCGGGAGCTCGCCGCCCGACCCCTACCCCGCAGAGCCCAATAGGAAGTACCCCATCAAAGCAGAGTACACCAACAAG tccCCCCCTTACAGCTCAGGAAGCTATGACTCTGTGAAGACCGAACTGAGCATGAGCGCAGAGGACTTAACCTCCGGTCGAGCGCAGATAatcgacgacgacgacgacgatcaCGATGACCACGACGACAGTGACAAGATCAATGACGCTGAGGGGATGGACCCGGAGAGACTCAAAGCCTTCAAT atgtttgtgcgtctgtttgTGGATGAGAATCTGGACCGCATGGTGCCCATCTCCAAACAGCCCAAGGAGAAGATCCAGGCCATCATGGAGTCCTGCGGCCGACAGTTCCCAGAGTTCCAGGAGCGCTCCCGCAAGCGCATCCGCACCTACCTCAAATCCTGCCGCCGCATGAAAAAAGGCGGTTTTGAG ATACGACCAACACCTCCTCACCTCACCTCTGCCATGGCTGAGAACATCCTCGCTGCCGCCTGCGAAAGTGAAACCCGAAATGCTGCCAAGAGGATGCGGCTCGATGTCTACCAGGCGTCG GATGAGCCGGCCTCTGCTGACAAGACCAACTCGAGGGACCCGGCCACCGTCGCCCCGTCGGCGTTCACCATTTCCAGCACAGCTTTTGCCCAAGACCAGCTCTACACCAACGGAGGCCTCAACTACAACCTGCGGGGATATGGGACAGTTGGCAGCAACCAGCAGAACTCTGGTGCAGCACAAACCAACG GTCCCACAGATCTCAGTATGAAGTCCATCGGGccaaactcctcctcctccacctccaacagCCACGGTCagggaggcggcggcggcggagccTCGGCTCAGCTCAGCCCCCCGGAGGTGACGGCGGTGAGGCAGCTCATCGCGGGGTACCGGGAGTCTGCGGCCTTCCTGCTGCGCTCAGCAGACGAGCTGGAAAACCTGATCCTGCAGCAGAACTGA